A genomic region of Chrysiogenia bacterium contains the following coding sequences:
- a CDS encoding GAF domain-containing protein — translation MRGSQRTSVVFFGDFDASIKKALPKLPSQFARLQTDDTEAVAELVDRHVPFLLVFDADKTGKVTSELTKRIGAKHAKARFVALYGKNGPSIKKLSAHRAVTSLLKKPVEALEFQLAVRKAADLLDTESNNLSLEKAVERQRDDLEKFFKIGTALSTERNLEKLLDMIVKECRRATRADAGSLYLMEDVEGEETGPVGAPYRRDEEHPKVLRFTVAQNHSVSVPFQSFTMPVSKSSIAGYVAATGEILNIKDVYHLPSDSPFGYSKAFDESVGYRCCSMLTVPMTNREGEVIGVMQLINKKQPGIEYLDNPENTPNRVEPFDVHDEHLLLSLASQAAVSIEKVRLYNDVEGLFEALAQSYAHALEIRDPVTGGHCARLVHYAMTMAEKINAQTEGPFAGVRFNEDELLELKYASFLHDVGKIGVREAVLNKAHKLSPADEESLRAKFGFIQQSVLTEAYRKGKAKPGEDLPDEVAAEVHAWQEDLEFLLDVNSRGWVKPEEIERIKEIGARQYKDVDRKKRPVLTDHEIENLTIQRGNLSPRERENIESHIALTWDILEEIPWPKRFANVPHIAGSHHEKLDGSGYPHGLKGEQCLVQARLLTILDIFEALTARDRPYKPPMPIEKAIAILQEEADAGHLDKDLVNLFVETEAWKDFQQTFDSLASKAQ, via the coding sequence ATGAGGGGATCCCAACGCACCAGCGTTGTCTTTTTTGGCGATTTTGATGCCAGCATCAAGAAGGCCCTGCCGAAGCTTCCATCGCAATTCGCGCGCCTGCAGACCGACGACACCGAGGCCGTCGCCGAGCTGGTGGACCGGCATGTGCCGTTTCTGCTGGTTTTCGACGCGGACAAGACCGGCAAGGTCACCAGCGAGCTGACCAAGCGCATCGGCGCCAAGCACGCCAAGGCCCGGTTCGTGGCGCTTTACGGCAAGAATGGGCCGTCGATCAAGAAACTCTCGGCCCACCGCGCGGTGACCAGCCTGCTCAAAAAGCCGGTGGAGGCGCTCGAATTCCAGCTCGCCGTGCGCAAAGCGGCCGATCTGCTCGACACAGAGTCGAACAATCTCTCGCTCGAAAAAGCGGTGGAGCGCCAGCGCGACGACTTGGAAAAATTCTTCAAGATTGGCACCGCACTCTCCACAGAGCGCAACCTCGAAAAGCTCCTCGACATGATCGTCAAGGAATGTCGGCGTGCCACCCGCGCAGATGCCGGCTCGCTCTACCTGATGGAAGATGTCGAGGGGGAGGAAACAGGCCCTGTTGGCGCGCCCTACCGGCGCGATGAGGAGCATCCCAAGGTGCTGCGCTTCACCGTTGCGCAGAACCACTCGGTCTCGGTGCCGTTCCAGAGCTTCACCATGCCCGTGAGCAAGAGTTCCATCGCCGGTTACGTCGCGGCAACGGGCGAGATTCTGAACATCAAGGACGTCTACCACCTGCCCAGCGACAGCCCGTTCGGCTACAGCAAGGCCTTCGATGAGAGTGTCGGCTACCGCTGCTGCTCCATGCTGACCGTGCCCATGACCAATCGAGAGGGCGAGGTCATCGGCGTCATGCAGCTCATCAACAAGAAGCAGCCGGGGATCGAGTATCTCGACAATCCCGAGAATACGCCGAACCGGGTCGAGCCCTTCGACGTGCATGATGAGCACCTGCTGCTCTCGCTGGCCTCGCAGGCGGCGGTCTCCATCGAGAAGGTCCGCCTCTACAACGATGTCGAAGGCCTGTTCGAGGCGCTTGCACAGAGCTATGCCCACGCGCTCGAAATTCGAGATCCCGTCACTGGCGGCCACTGCGCGCGCCTGGTTCACTATGCCATGACCATGGCCGAGAAGATCAACGCCCAGACCGAGGGGCCCTTTGCGGGCGTGCGCTTCAACGAGGACGAGCTGCTCGAACTCAAGTATGCCAGCTTCCTCCACGATGTGGGCAAGATCGGCGTGCGCGAGGCCGTGCTCAACAAGGCCCACAAGCTCTCGCCGGCCGACGAGGAATCACTGCGCGCGAAGTTCGGCTTCATCCAGCAGAGCGTGCTGACCGAGGCCTACCGCAAGGGCAAGGCCAAGCCTGGCGAGGACCTCCCCGACGAAGTGGCGGCCGAGGTCCATGCCTGGCAGGAAGACCTTGAGTTTCTGCTGGACGTGAACTCGCGCGGGTGGGTCAAGCCCGAGGAAATCGAGCGCATCAAGGAAATCGGCGCGCGACAATACAAGGACGTCGACCGCAAGAAGCGTCCGGTGCTCACCGATCACGAGATCGAGAACCTGACCATCCAGCGCGGCAACCTCTCGCCGCGCGAGCGTGAGAACATCGAGAGTCACATCGCGCTGACCTGGGACATCCTGGAGGAAATCCCCTGGCCCAAGCGTTTTGCCAATGTGCCGCACATCGCCGGTTCCCATCACGAGAAGCTAGACGGCAGCGGCTATCCCCACGGCCTCAAGGGTGAGCAGTGTCTGGTGCAGGCGCGCCTGCTGACGATTCTGGATATTTTCGAGGCGCTCACCGCCCGCGACCGTCCCTACAAGCCGCCGATGCCCATCGAAAAGGCCATCGCCATCCTGCAGGAAGAGGCTGACGCCGGGCACCTGGACAAGGATCTCGTCAATCTCTTCGTGGAAACCGAGGCATGGAAGGATTTCCAGCAGACCTTCGACTCGCTGGCCAGCAAGGCCCAGTAG
- a CDS encoding glutaredoxin family protein codes for MSVQVTLYTRAECHLCEEAKAVLERVAADQPFALEVVDVDTDPDLAGQYGLEVPVVLIAGRKRFKYRVDEERLRKLLTLGNDGKL; via the coding sequence ATGAGCGTCCAGGTCACGCTTTACACCCGTGCCGAGTGCCACCTGTGTGAGGAGGCTAAGGCCGTGCTGGAGCGTGTGGCCGCCGATCAGCCCTTTGCCCTCGAAGTTGTCGATGTTGATACCGATCCGGACCTGGCGGGCCAGTATGGTCTTGAAGTGCCAGTCGTGTTGATCGCCGGGCGCAAGCGGTTTAAGTATCGCGTCGACGAGGAGCGGCTTCGAAAGCTCCTCACACTGGGGAACGATGGAAAACTCTGA
- a CDS encoding TlpA family protein disulfide reductase — protein MENSETDAETLEAHKTRAERKGAQYFQAMILVIVLGGLVLYFFPPETQERSFLKAGDIAEPFDLPLVDGSGTMSWEKDFKGKVVLLNYWATWCKPCLEEMPALDRLHDRLEAEGLTVVAISEDDVIALPRDFNEENDLSFPVLWDDDHRVASRWGTFKYPETYVIGRDGVVVQKLFGPADWDSTKAIEFFRGLLTQGEEGNEAAEIPTDPGAARSPERGSMRQKIEQRGGAPSGSVQ, from the coding sequence ATGGAAAACTCTGAGACAGACGCCGAGACTCTGGAAGCGCACAAGACCCGCGCCGAGCGCAAGGGAGCGCAGTATTTCCAGGCCATGATTCTCGTGATCGTGCTGGGCGGACTGGTGCTTTACTTCTTTCCCCCGGAAACCCAGGAGCGCAGCTTCCTGAAGGCCGGGGACATCGCCGAGCCGTTCGACCTGCCGCTGGTGGATGGCTCGGGCACGATGAGCTGGGAAAAGGACTTCAAGGGCAAGGTGGTGCTGCTCAACTACTGGGCCACCTGGTGCAAGCCCTGCCTGGAAGAGATGCCGGCTCTGGACCGCCTTCACGACCGTCTGGAGGCCGAAGGGCTGACCGTCGTGGCCATCAGCGAAGATGATGTGATCGCGCTTCCAAGGGACTTCAATGAGGAAAACGATCTCTCTTTCCCCGTCCTCTGGGACGATGACCACCGGGTGGCCTCGCGCTGGGGGACCTTCAAGTATCCCGAGACCTACGTCATCGGCCGCGACGGGGTGGTAGTCCAGAAGCTCTTCGGGCCCGCTGACTGGGACTCGACCAAGGCCATCGAGTTCTTTCGGGGCCTGCTGACCCAGGGAGAAGAGGGTAACGAGGCCGCCGAGATCCCCACGGACCCCGGAGCAGCCCGTTCGCCCGAGCGCGGCAGCATGCGCCAGAAGATCGAGCAGCGCGGCGGCGCTCCCTCCGGCAGTGTCCAGTAG